DNA sequence from the Carnobacterium funditum DSM 5970 genome:
GTAATTTTCGTCTTCCATTACAAGTCCCATAGCAATACCGGCTACTGGTGACTTGATTGGTACACCTGCATCCATTAAAGCTAAAGTTCCTGCACAAATACTTGCTTGAGACGAAGAACCATTTGATTCTAATACTTCTGAAACTAAACGAATCATGTATGGGAAATCTTCTTCATTAGGAATAACTTGTGCTAAAGCTCTTTCTCCAAGTGCTCCATGCCCAATTTCACGACGCCCTGGTCCACGATTAGGACCGGTACTTCCAACTGAAAATTGTGGGAAATTATAATGATGGATAAATCTTTTACTATCTTCGATTCCTAAACCATCGATAATTTGGTGTTCACCAAGCGGAGCTAATGTTGCAACAGTCAATGCTTGTGTTTGACCACGTGTGAACAAACCAGAACCATGTGTTCTTGGTAAAATTCCAATTTCTGAAGATAATGAACGTATCTCGTCAATTTTACGACCATCAGGACGAATCTTGTCAACTGTAATCAAACGACGAACTTCAGCCTTTTCCATATCCTCAACAATCATTTTAATTTCTTTTTTGATTCGTCCCACTTCTTCATGACCTTCATATTTTTCATTGTAAAAAAGAATGGCATCTTCTTTAACAGTCTCAATATTTTCCTCACGAGCTAGCTTTTCTTCTGTTTTAATTGCAATACTCATTTTTTCTTTATAGGCATCATTTACTTCTTTTTCAAGTTCAGAGTCAATCTCTAATAAAGAAACTTCAATTTTTTCTTTACCAACAGCTTCTTTAATTTCTTCCTGGAATGCAACAAGTTCTTGAATAGCCGCATGTCCAAATAGCAAAGCTCCTAACATGTCTTCTTCAGAAACCTCTTTTGCTCCACTTTCAACCATATTTATAGCTGCTTTTGTGCCTGCAACAGTCAAATGAATATCTGACATCGCTTCTTGTTCTACTGTAGGATTAATAATATATTCTCCATCAACACGACCAACATCAACACCCGCAATAGGACCTGCGAATGGAATATCCGAGATAACGAGAGACAATGATGATCCAAACATTGCTGAAAATGATGGTGAACAGTCTTTTTCTACTGACATAACAACATTCGTTACTTGAACTTCATTACGGAACCCATCAGCAAACATTGGACGTATTGGACGATCAATTAATCGTGCAGTTAGCGTAGCTGCCTCACTAGGACGAGCTTCACGTTTAATAAATCCACCAGGAATTTTACCTACTGAATACATTTTTTCCTCGTAATTCACAGTTAATGGGAAGAAATCTAAATCTTTTGCTTTTTTACTAGCTACTGCTGCTGATAATACAACTGTATCGCCATATCTAATCAAGGCTGCCCCATTGGCTTGTTTAGCTAATTGACCAACTTCAACCGTTAACGTACGCCCTGCCCATTCTTTAGTAAAAATTTGTTTTTCTGACATAAATTATTGTTCCCCTTTTTTTATCAAATTACCATTCATTTCCCCAAACAGACTACTAAACAAATGTCAATCTCTAATCTATTAGAAATTCACATTTGTATAGTAGGATGGTTAATGGAACGTGTAGTTTGATTTTTTTTTATCATTATTGACTAGAATATGCAAAAAATAAAGCGAGATTCCTGCGAACCTCGCTTTATACTAAGACAAACATCTTTAACGACGTAAGCCTAATCTTTTAATTAGTTCACTGTAGCGACTAGCATCTTTATT
Encoded proteins:
- the pnp gene encoding polyribonucleotide nucleotidyltransferase; translated protein: MSEKQIFTKEWAGRTLTVEVGQLAKQANGAALIRYGDTVVLSAAVASKKAKDLDFFPLTVNYEEKMYSVGKIPGGFIKREARPSEAATLTARLIDRPIRPMFADGFRNEVQVTNVVMSVEKDCSPSFSAMFGSSLSLVISDIPFAGPIAGVDVGRVDGEYIINPTVEQEAMSDIHLTVAGTKAAINMVESGAKEVSEEDMLGALLFGHAAIQELVAFQEEIKEAVGKEKIEVSLLEIDSELEKEVNDAYKEKMSIAIKTEEKLAREENIETVKEDAILFYNEKYEGHEEVGRIKKEIKMIVEDMEKAEVRRLITVDKIRPDGRKIDEIRSLSSEIGILPRTHGSGLFTRGQTQALTVATLAPLGEHQIIDGLGIEDSKRFIHHYNFPQFSVGSTGPNRGPGRREIGHGALGERALAQVIPNEEDFPYMIRLVSEVLESNGSSSQASICAGTLALMDAGVPIKSPVAGIAMGLVMEDENYTVLTDIQGLEDHLGDMDFKVAGTKDGITALQMDIKIQGITPQILEEALTQAKRARLEILDELVSTISEPHKELSAYAPKIEMMQIKPDKIKVVIGRGGDQINAIIEETGVKIDIDQEGKISIASEDATMIKRAKEIIEELTKDIEIGKVYSGKVKRIEKFGAFIEIAKGKDGMAHISELANERVAKVEDVLTMGQIIDVKVVEIDKQGRINLSIKALLKKED